A single genomic interval of Hominilimicola fabiformis harbors:
- a CDS encoding histidine triad nucleotide-binding protein, producing MDCLFCKIIDGEIPSNKVYEDDMMLAFRDINPQAPEHIVIVPKCHIASANEINAENVKYVAAIWEKIPQIASELGFAENGYRVVNNCGEDGGQTVPHLHFHLMGGKKFTDL from the coding sequence ATGGATTGTTTATTCTGCAAAATAATTGACGGAGAAATTCCGTCAAATAAGGTATATGAAGATGATATGATGTTAGCATTCCGTGACATCAATCCGCAAGCACCGGAGCACATTGTTATTGTGCCGAAGTGTCACATTGCAAGTGCGAATGAAATTAATGCGGAAAACGTAAAGTATGTTGCGGCTATATGGGAAAAGATACCGCAGATTGCGTCTGAATTGGGATTTGCCGAAAACGGTTACAGAGTTGTAAACAACTGTGGCGAGGACGGCGGTCAGACTGTTCCGCATTTACATTTTCACCTTATGGGCGGTAAGAAGTTTACGGACCTTTAA
- the glmM gene encoding phosphoglucosamine mutase, translating into MGKLFGTDGIRGIANKDLTAELAFKTGQSGAYVLTKHSSKRPRILIGKDTRKSGDMLEAALTAGLCSMGAKVIPLGVVPTPAVAYLTRYYKADAGVVISASHNPCEYNGIKFFNSDGYKLSDGIENEIESYILGEKAIEELPTHGKVGYVSANHNAVEDYVAFAVSTIDCRLDGMKIAVDCANGASYETAFKALNKLGANVEAIHNTPDGVNINHMCGSTHMESLQAYVTSIGADIGIAFDGDADRMLAVDENGKLIDGDQIMAACAKFMRDNGTLKQNTLVATVMSNLGLFMAGEKIGINIPRTKVGDRYVLEEMLAKGYNIGGEQSGHIIFLDHNTTGDGLVSALQFLSVLKKTGMKASEAASIVTVMPQVLRNAVVKLENKNSYMENEEIAAACKALEDEFAGEGRVLIRPSGTEPLVRVMIEGKDEEYITKKAEELAELIEKILG; encoded by the coding sequence ATGGGAAAACTATTTGGAACGGACGGTATAAGAGGTATCGCCAACAAAGACCTTACTGCCGAATTGGCTTTTAAAACAGGTCAAAGCGGTGCATATGTGCTTACAAAACATTCTTCAAAAAGACCGAGAATACTTATTGGTAAAGATACAAGAAAATCAGGTGATATGCTTGAGGCGGCTCTTACTGCCGGACTTTGTTCGATGGGCGCAAAGGTTATTCCTTTGGGTGTAGTTCCTACACCGGCTGTTGCATATCTTACAAGATACTACAAGGCTGATGCAGGTGTTGTTATCTCTGCATCTCACAATCCATGCGAATACAACGGTATAAAGTTCTTTAACAGTGACGGATACAAGCTAAGTGACGGAATTGAAAACGAAATTGAAAGTTATATACTTGGTGAAAAGGCGATCGAAGAATTGCCTACTCACGGCAAAGTCGGTTATGTAAGTGCTAACCACAACGCTGTTGAGGATTATGTTGCGTTTGCTGTTTCTACGATTGACTGCCGTCTTGACGGTATGAAAATCGCTGTTGACTGTGCAAACGGTGCAAGTTATGAAACTGCTTTCAAAGCTCTTAACAAGCTTGGTGCAAACGTTGAGGCTATACACAACACTCCTGACGGTGTAAACATCAATCATATGTGCGGTTCTACTCATATGGAAAGTTTACAGGCTTACGTTACTTCAATCGGTGCGGACATCGGTATAGCTTTTGACGGTGACGCGGACAGAATGTTGGCTGTGGACGAAAACGGCAAGCTTATTGACGGTGACCAGATTATGGCGGCTTGTGCAAAGTTTATGCGTGATAACGGTACATTGAAGCAAAATACTCTTGTTGCAACGGTTATGAGTAATCTTGGCTTATTTATGGCAGGTGAAAAAATCGGTATCAACATTCCGCGAACAAAAGTAGGTGACAGATATGTACTTGAAGAAATGCTTGCAAAGGGTTACAATATCGGCGGTGAACAATCCGGTCACATCATTTTCCTTGACCACAACACAACAGGTGACGGTCTTGTAAGTGCTTTGCAATTCTTATCGGTACTTAAAAAGACAGGTATGAAAGCGTCTGAGGCGGCAAGCATTGTAACGGTTATGCCGCAAGTGCTTAGAAATGCCGTTGTAAAACTTGAAAATAAAAACAGTTATATGGAAAATGAAGAAATAGCTGCGGCTTGCAAGGCTCTTGAAGATGAATTTGCCGGCGAGGGCAGAGTCCTTATCAGACCTTCGGGTACTGAACCGCTTGTTCGTGTTATGATTGAGGGTAAGGACGAAGAATACATCACAAAGAAAGCTGAGGAACTTGCAGAACTTATTGAAAAAATCTTGGGATAA
- a CDS encoding DUF362 domain-containing protein, with translation MAYKISDACISCGACAAECPVSAISEGDTQYVIDDATCIECGACAGVCPVGAPAQA, from the coding sequence ATGGCATATAAGATTTCTGATGCTTGCATTTCATGCGGTGCTTGCGCTGCTGAATGTCCTGTAAGTGCAATCAGCGAGGGTGACACTCAATACGTTATAGATGACGCTACTTGTATCGAATGTGGTGCATGTGCCGGTGTCTGTCCGGTAGGCGCTCCTGCACAAGCGTAA
- a CDS encoding PSP1 domain-containing protein: MVNVIGVRFKPAGKTYYFDPLDFDIKQGDSVIVETSRGIEYGEVVMSKKAIDNDQFKKPLKGVIRIATEEDTEKSKRNRELEKEAYKICLEKIQNHKLEMKLVEVEYTFDGNKILFYFTADGRIDFRELVKDLAMVFKTRIELRQIGVRDEAKTLGSIGVCGRGLCCSQFLGEFAPVSIKMAKEQGLSLNPTKISGACGRLMCCLKYEQDTYEELLKVTPKQGAIVKTPEGTGSVEYVSLLKGLVKVKLDDENEKTLKEFNVADVKVLKKGKNNESSEEEIGE; the protein is encoded by the coding sequence ATGGTAAACGTGATAGGGGTACGATTTAAGCCGGCAGGCAAAACGTACTATTTTGATCCGCTTGATTTTGATATAAAACAAGGCGACAGTGTAATTGTCGAAACTTCAAGAGGTATTGAATACGGTGAAGTCGTTATGAGCAAAAAGGCTATTGATAACGACCAATTCAAGAAACCTTTAAAGGGTGTTATCCGTATCGCAACCGAAGAAGATACCGAAAAAAGCAAAAGGAACAGAGAGCTTGAAAAAGAGGCTTACAAGATATGTTTGGAGAAAATTCAAAATCACAAGCTTGAAATGAAACTTGTCGAAGTTGAATACACATTTGACGGAAACAAGATTTTATTCTATTTTACCGCGGACGGAAGAATTGACTTCCGTGAACTTGTAAAAGACTTGGCTATGGTCTTTAAGACAAGAATTGAACTTCGTCAAATCGGCGTCAGAGATGAGGCGAAAACTCTCGGAAGTATCGGTGTATGCGGCAGAGGTTTATGTTGCAGTCAGTTCCTCGGTGAGTTCGCTCCGGTGTCTATAAAAATGGCAAAGGAACAGGGACTTTCACTTAATCCGACTAAAATTTCGGGTGCTTGCGGACGTCTTATGTGTTGTTTGAAATATGAACAGGATACATATGAGGAACTTTTAAAGGTTACACCGAAACAGGGTGCTATCGTAAAAACTCCCGAAGGTACGGGCAGTGTTGAATATGTCAGCTTGCTTAAAGGTCTGGTTAAAGTTAAACTTGACGACGAAAACGAAAAAACTTTAAAAGAGTTTAATGTTGCGGACGTTAAAGTTCTCAAAAAAGGCAAAAACAACGAGTCTTCAGAGGAAGAAATCGGTGAGTAA
- a CDS encoding clostripain-related cysteine peptidase: protein MKRVTLIITAVLTVLMLTACSSNKVVYESDTESQAGNKAWTVLIYMCGGDDESVNGDYSKKLDEIMNVNYSDNINVIVQTGGSSKWHTKNIYSDYCQRFKAGKNKLYLEDQSMAANMGDYNTLANFISWGTSKYKANHYMLILSGAGGGLMNGMAYDELNGNDSLNLEEISYGISAAGVNFDMLSFDSSLMGSLEIAAEMSMCADYMTAPQDVIGNDEWNYEYVLQYLSDNPSTDSQGIGEAVCDGYYAKCEEKGTDKDAAMSCVALDNMSTLNQAFDGMAGDMLTATDSLLNYVNLSKAISGVQLYGGATVDEGFSNSVDLGDMAVKTSEFVGNTSDVLINTLNETVLYRVCGERKANSTGLALYYPLWENNDELQEYMEISNSVKYKEFLRKICTRCNVEDTSNTEDFNSSWAWNTYNQDMQTMEYKTILDGNSYELNILGNMDMFKSVDINVYKADKKSGNYTYIGKYSDLDGDWDAGIFKDDFNGKMLRLCGKNISVNLVGKYDGYEIYSAPIILNGKRSNVRIMHDTEKDSYKIIGAWGGLDSTNGRAYTNLKKIGFFDKITPILTVYDAEHNSNDNITGSWTLKMFGGVKKANISDGAYIFEYELTDIYGLKRRGTAVKANAGGGNIRFE from the coding sequence ATGAAAAGAGTTACGCTTATAATAACTGCCGTTTTGACGGTTCTTATGCTTACGGCGTGTTCTTCAAATAAGGTGGTTTATGAAAGTGATACCGAAAGTCAAGCGGGTAACAAGGCTTGGACTGTTCTTATATATATGTGCGGCGGTGACGATGAATCCGTAAACGGTGATTATTCAAAAAAACTTGATGAAATTATGAATGTAAATTATTCGGATAATATAAATGTCATTGTGCAAACAGGCGGCAGCAGTAAGTGGCACACTAAGAATATATACAGCGATTATTGTCAAAGATTTAAAGCCGGTAAGAATAAGCTTTATCTTGAGGATCAGTCTATGGCGGCAAATATGGGTGACTACAATACTCTTGCTAATTTTATATCATGGGGTACGTCAAAGTATAAAGCAAACCATTATATGCTTATTTTATCAGGTGCAGGCGGCGGATTGATGAACGGTATGGCTTATGACGAGCTTAACGGCAACGACAGCCTTAATCTTGAAGAAATTTCATACGGAATCAGTGCGGCGGGCGTAAATTTTGATATGCTGTCTTTCGATTCGTCGCTTATGGGAAGTCTTGAAATTGCGGCGGAGATGTCTATGTGTGCCGATTATATGACTGCACCGCAGGACGTTATCGGAAATGATGAATGGAATTATGAATATGTTTTACAGTATTTGTCCGACAATCCGTCAACTGATTCTCAAGGTATCGGTGAGGCAGTGTGTGACGGATATTATGCAAAGTGTGAAGAAAAAGGCACTGACAAAGACGCGGCAATGTCTTGCGTTGCTTTAGACAATATGTCTACGCTTAATCAGGCGTTTGACGGTATGGCAGGTGATATGCTTACCGCAACGGACAGCCTTTTAAATTATGTCAATCTTTCAAAGGCGATAAGCGGTGTACAGCTTTACGGCGGTGCAACGGTTGATGAGGGATTTTCAAATTCCGTTGATTTAGGCGATATGGCGGTTAAAACAAGTGAATTTGTCGGAAACACGTCGGACGTGCTTATTAACACGTTAAATGAAACCGTTTTATACAGAGTGTGCGGTGAGAGAAAAGCTAATTCGACAGGTCTTGCACTATATTATCCGCTTTGGGAAAACAATGACGAACTTCAAGAGTATATGGAGATTTCAAACAGTGTTAAATATAAGGAATTTCTACGCAAGATATGTACTCGGTGCAATGTAGAAGATACGTCAAATACAGAAGATTTTAATTCTTCCTGGGCGTGGAATACATATAATCAAGATATGCAGACTATGGAATATAAGACTATTTTGGACGGCAATTCGTATGAACTGAATATTCTCGGCAATATGGATATGTTCAAAAGTGTGGATATAAACGTGTATAAGGCGGATAAAAAGAGCGGAAACTATACATATATAGGTAAATACAGCGATTTGGACGGTGACTGGGATGCAGGTATTTTTAAAGATGATTTTAACGGCAAAATGCTTAGATTATGCGGTAAAAATATATCGGTTAATCTTGTCGGAAAATATGACGGTTATGAGATTTATTCGGCTCCGATTATATTAAACGGCAAAAGAAGCAATGTTCGCATTATGCACGATACCGAAAAAGACAGTTACAAAATTATTGGTGCTTGGGGCGGTCTTGATTCGACAAACGGCAGAGCATATACGAATTTGAAAAAGATTGGTTTCTTTGATAAAATAACTCCTATTCTTACGGTATATGACGCGGAACACAACTCAAACGACAATATAACAGGTTCATGGACTTTAAAAATGTTCGGCGGTGTGAAAAAAGCAAATATTTCAGACGGAGCTTATATTTTTGAATACGAACTTACCGACATATACGGTTTGAAACGACGCGGTACAGCGGTTAAAGCGAATGCGGGCGGCGGAAACATCAGATTTGAATAA
- the alaS gene encoding alanine--tRNA ligase, whose product MKSMGVNEIREKFLSFFESKGCLRLGSFPLIPKNDASLLLINSGMAPMKPWFQNPETAPKRRVTTCQKCIRTGDIENVGKTARHGTFFEMLGNFSFGDYFKKEATAWAWEFFTKVMEIPQERLWISVYEEDDEARDIWVNEVGVDPTHIVKLGKEDNFWEHGTGPCGPCSEIYFDRGEEYGCGEPGCGVGCECDRFMEVWNLVFTQFDKDEDGNYNRLPNPNIDTGMGLERLAVVMQGVDNLFEIDTVQDVMKHICRIANIEYKKDDKKDVSLRVITDHIRSTVMMVSDGVIPSNEGRGYVLRRLLRRAARHGKLLGINKQFLFEVADTVIDCSKGAYQELEEKRDYIRNIIKKEEERFDATIDNGLNVLNGYIEAAQKEGRKELTGKEAFKLHDTYGFPVDLTIEMAEEKGLEVDVDGFNKAMQEQKDTARDARTEGSSWDGNETFEFENAEPTVFVGYDTLETDAKVVGIVVEDEGVCDTIIENQKGFIVTDKTPFYAEMGGQVGDIGTITINGKAANVVNTTKTEDGYYLHETEVQLTPIKVGDTVTMSVDKVHRTDVCRNHTATHILDKALRDVLGSHVAQAGSLVESDRLRFDFSHFEAMTTEQIKQAEAIVNEKILESIDVTVQELPIEEAKKLGAIALFGEKYGDVVRVVSVGDYSVEFCGGTHLTNTAQCGLFKIISESGVAAGVRRIEAVTGKGVLEYINNSDRLIEKTAAALKINQINEIDHKAESVMAQCRELEKAVDSFKEKMAAAKANNIMTGIKHIGEISLITAQVDGMGADEMKSMADKIKAEVPNSVAVMGAETDGKITFVAMASKEAVKLGVHCGKIIKDITAVAGGRGGGKPDMAQGGGSDASKIDDALAKVDEIVAEQIK is encoded by the coding sequence ATGAAATCAATGGGCGTAAATGAGATTCGTGAAAAGTTTCTTAGCTTTTTTGAATCAAAAGGTTGTTTAAGACTTGGAAGTTTTCCGCTTATACCGAAGAATGACGCAAGTTTGCTACTTATAAATTCGGGTATGGCACCGATGAAACCTTGGTTCCAAAACCCTGAAACAGCACCTAAAAGACGAGTTACGACTTGTCAGAAATGTATCAGAACAGGTGATATTGAAAATGTCGGAAAGACTGCACGTCACGGCACTTTCTTTGAAATGCTCGGTAACTTCTCTTTCGGAGATTACTTTAAAAAAGAGGCAACTGCTTGGGCGTGGGAATTCTTCACTAAGGTTATGGAAATTCCGCAGGAACGTCTTTGGATTTCAGTGTATGAAGAAGATGACGAGGCAAGAGATATTTGGGTAAATGAAGTTGGCGTTGACCCTACTCACATCGTTAAGCTTGGTAAAGAGGACAACTTCTGGGAACACGGTACAGGCCCTTGCGGTCCTTGTTCGGAAATATATTTTGACCGCGGCGAAGAATACGGCTGCGGTGAGCCAGGCTGCGGTGTCGGCTGTGAATGTGACAGATTTATGGAAGTTTGGAACCTTGTATTTACGCAGTTCGACAAAGACGAGGACGGCAACTATAACCGTTTACCGAATCCTAACATTGATACGGGTATGGGTCTTGAAAGACTTGCCGTTGTTATGCAAGGTGTTGACAATCTTTTTGAGATTGACACTGTTCAAGACGTTATGAAACATATTTGCCGTATCGCAAATATTGAATACAAAAAGGACGATAAAAAAGATGTTTCTCTAAGAGTTATAACCGACCATATCAGAAGTACGGTTATGATGGTTTCGGACGGTGTTATTCCGTCAAACGAGGGCAGAGGTTACGTTCTTCGCCGTCTTTTAAGACGTGCCGCAAGACACGGTAAATTGCTTGGCATAAACAAGCAGTTCTTGTTTGAGGTTGCCGATACTGTAATCGACTGTTCAAAGGGTGCTTATCAGGAACTTGAGGAAAAGAGAGATTATATCAGAAACATAATCAAGAAAGAAGAAGAACGCTTTGACGCTACAATCGACAATGGTCTTAACGTGCTTAACGGATATATCGAAGCGGCTCAAAAAGAGGGCAGAAAAGAACTTACAGGCAAAGAGGCATTTAAGCTTCACGACACATACGGTTTCCCTGTTGACCTTACAATAGAAATGGCTGAAGAAAAAGGTCTTGAAGTTGATGTTGACGGCTTTAACAAGGCTATGCAGGAACAAAAGGATACTGCAAGGGACGCTCGCACCGAAGGCTCAAGCTGGGACGGCAACGAAACATTTGAATTTGAAAATGCAGAGCCGACTGTATTTGTCGGTTACGATACACTTGAAACAGACGCAAAAGTTGTAGGCATTGTTGTTGAAGACGAGGGTGTTTGTGATACAATAATCGAAAATCAAAAGGGATTTATCGTTACAGACAAAACTCCTTTCTATGCTGAAATGGGTGGTCAGGTAGGCGACATCGGTACTATTACAATAAACGGTAAGGCTGCCAATGTTGTTAATACAACAAAGACTGAGGACGGTTATTATCTTCACGAAACAGAAGTTCAGCTTACACCGATTAAGGTTGGCGATACGGTTACAATGTCTGTTGACAAAGTACACAGAACAGACGTTTGCCGTAACCATACCGCAACTCACATTCTTGACAAGGCACTTCGTGACGTACTTGGTTCACACGTTGCGCAAGCAGGTTCGCTTGTTGAAAGTGACAGACTTCGTTTTGACTTCTCTCACTTTGAGGCTATGACAACAGAACAGATTAAACAGGCTGAGGCTATTGTTAATGAAAAAATTCTTGAAAGCATTGACGTAACTGTACAGGAATTACCTATTGAAGAGGCTAAAAAGCTTGGTGCTATTGCATTGTTCGGCGAAAAGTACGGTGATGTTGTAAGAGTTGTTTCTGTTGGCGATTACAGTGTTGAATTCTGTGGCGGTACTCACCTTACAAATACTGCTCAATGCGGTTTGTTTAAGATTATTTCTGAAAGCGGTGTTGCGGCAGGTGTAAGACGTATTGAGGCTGTGACAGGTAAGGGTGTGCTTGAATATATCAATAACAGTGACAGACTTATTGAAAAGACTGCGGCTGCGTTAAAGATTAATCAAATTAATGAAATTGATCACAAGGCTGAAAGCGTTATGGCACAGTGCCGTGAGCTTGAAAAGGCTGTTGATTCGTTTAAGGAAAAAATGGCTGCCGCAAAGGCAAACAACATTATGACAGGTATTAAGCATATCGGCGAAATCAGCTTGATTACCGCACAGGTTGACGGTATGGGTGCTGATGAAATGAAGTCTATGGCTGATAAGATTAAGGCGGAAGTTCCGAACAGTGTTGCTGTTATGGGTGCTGAAACTGACGGTAAGATTACGTTTGTTGCTATGGCGTCAAAGGAGGCTGTTAAGCTGGGCGTTCATTGCGGTAAGATTATTAAGGATATTACGGCTGTTGCAGGCGGCCGCGGCGGCGGTAAGCCTGATATGGCGCAAGGCGGCGGCAGTGACGCGAGCAAGATTGATGACGCGTTGGCTAAGGTTGACGAAATCGTTGCGGAACAGATTAAGTAA
- a CDS encoding M18 family aminopeptidase yields MRAAETSDLNKEGLTMGYTENLIDFIGKSTDCYHAVKTAKDRLDENGFTELFEGDKWDVQNDGKYYVIRNSSSIIAFEMPKKDFGAFMICASHTDSPSFKLKPDFEINADGCIKLSVEGYGGMIMSSWLDRPLSISGRIVTAKDGKVETKLVNIDRDLLVIPSLAIHMSRDINKGYEFNIRRDMCPIASEKNGRIEDIIAENVGVDKEEILGFDLSLYNRMRGTVLGTDGEYFSAPRIDDLQCMYSTLEGFLNSESDDNVTVFAAFDNEEVGSGTKQGAKSSFLRDVLERICNNSETYKRAVAKSFMLSCDNAHAVHPNFADKSDGTNRVYMNGGIVIKYNANQRYTTDAVSEAVVKYVCKNAGVPYQMYANRSDIPGGSTLGNLSNEKVSLNTADIGLAQLAMHSSYETAGSRDTEYMVKMIKEFYKTEIVL; encoded by the coding sequence ATGCGGGCGGCGGAAACATCAGATTTGAATAAAGAGGGCTTAACAATGGGTTATACAGAAAATTTAATTGATTTTATCGGAAAAAGTACGGATTGTTACCATGCGGTCAAAACCGCAAAGGACAGGCTTGACGAAAACGGTTTTACGGAACTTTTTGAGGGTGACAAGTGGGATGTACAAAACGACGGTAAATATTACGTTATACGAAATTCGTCATCAATAATTGCGTTTGAAATGCCGAAAAAGGATTTCGGTGCGTTTATGATTTGTGCCTCTCATACCGATTCGCCGTCATTCAAGCTAAAGCCTGATTTTGAAATAAATGCGGACGGCTGTATAAAGTTGAGTGTTGAGGGTTACGGCGGTATGATAATGTCGTCGTGGCTTGACAGACCGCTGTCGATAAGCGGAAGAATTGTTACGGCAAAGGATGGTAAGGTTGAAACGAAACTTGTCAATATAGACAGGGATTTACTTGTTATTCCGTCACTTGCAATTCATATGAGCAGAGATATTAATAAGGGTTATGAATTTAATATAAGACGTGATATGTGTCCGATAGCGTCGGAGAAAAACGGCAGAATTGAGGATATTATTGCAGAAAATGTCGGCGTAGATAAAGAGGAAATATTGGGTTTTGATTTGTCGCTTTACAATCGTATGCGCGGTACTGTTTTAGGCACGGACGGAGAATATTTTTCCGCACCGCGAATTGATGATTTACAGTGTATGTACAGTACACTTGAGGGATTTTTAAATTCCGAAAGTGATGATAATGTAACTGTTTTCGCCGCGTTTGACAATGAAGAAGTCGGCAGCGGTACAAAGCAAGGTGCTAAATCGTCATTTTTGCGTGATGTGCTTGAAAGAATTTGCAATAATTCGGAAACGTACAAAAGAGCCGTTGCTAAAAGCTTTATGTTATCGTGCGACAATGCTCATGCGGTGCATCCGAATTTTGCGGACAAGTCGGACGGTACAAACCGTGTGTATATGAACGGCGGTATTGTGATTAAGTACAATGCAAATCAAAGATACACCACTGATGCGGTATCGGAGGCGGTTGTTAAGTATGTGTGCAAAAATGCAGGTGTACCGTATCAGATGTATGCAAACAGAAGTGATATTCCGGGCGGTTCAACGCTTGGAAATCTTTCAAATGAAAAGGTTTCGCTGAATACCGCAGACATCGGTCTTGCACAGCTTGCCATGCACTCGTCATATGAAACGGCGGGAAGTCGTGATACGGAATATATGGTGAAAATGATAAAAGAATTTTATAAAACGGAAATTGTGCTTTAA
- the radA gene encoding DNA repair protein RadA: MKGIGMKTKTTYICSECGYKSPKWLGKCPGCNSWNTIQETVITEKKTSATRAMSISNGGSVRMPKKIGDVKVGYETRYKTGLQELDRVLGGGIVQGELILVGGDPGIGKSTLLLQICQKAGEERKILYVSGEESEGQIKIRAERLGVTTENLYLVSETDVETVIECINEIKPDIVIIDSIQTMNRQDIASAAGSVPQVREATNAFMHIAKSLGISMFIVGHVTKEGAIAGPRVLEHMVDCVLYFEGDRQLSFRILRAVKNRFGSTNEIGVFEMCDSGLREVENPSMMLLEGRNVDISGSAIVCTMEGSRGVMAEIQALVTPTGFGNPRRMTNGIDVNRVLLLIAVLEKRARMNLSNSDIYVNVAGGLRIDETAVDLGICAAVATSQADIPLPPDMIFIGEVGLGGELRGVSQLEKRINEAAKLGFKSAIVPKQSLRGVKIPDGFAAYGIKTISEMINMLRRK; the protein is encoded by the coding sequence ATGAAAGGAATAGGAATGAAAACAAAAACGACATATATATGCAGTGAATGTGGGTACAAATCACCGAAGTGGCTGGGAAAATGCCCAGGCTGTAACAGTTGGAACACCATACAGGAAACTGTTATTACGGAAAAGAAAACGTCTGCTACGCGTGCAATGTCTATAAGTAACGGCGGAAGTGTGCGTATGCCGAAAAAAATCGGTGATGTAAAAGTCGGATATGAAACACGTTACAAAACCGGTTTACAGGAGCTTGACAGAGTGCTTGGCGGCGGAATTGTACAGGGTGAATTAATACTTGTAGGCGGTGACCCGGGTATCGGTAAATCAACATTACTTTTGCAAATTTGCCAAAAAGCCGGTGAAGAAAGAAAAATTTTATATGTTTCGGGTGAGGAATCGGAGGGACAAATTAAAATTCGTGCTGAAAGATTGGGCGTTACAACGGAAAATCTATATCTTGTTTCCGAAACAGATGTTGAAACGGTTATAGAATGTATAAACGAAATTAAACCCGACATTGTTATTATTGACTCAATTCAAACGATGAACAGACAGGATATTGCCTCTGCGGCAGGAAGTGTTCCGCAGGTAAGAGAGGCTACTAACGCTTTTATGCACATTGCAAAGTCGCTCGGCATTTCTATGTTTATAGTCGGTCACGTTACAAAAGAGGGGGCAATCGCAGGTCCGAGAGTGCTTGAACATATGGTCGACTGTGTGCTTTATTTTGAGGGTGACAGACAGCTTTCGTTCAGGATTTTAAGAGCGGTTAAAAATCGTTTCGGCTCGACTAACGAAATCGGTGTATTTGAAATGTGTGACAGCGGTCTCAGAGAAGTCGAAAATCCGTCAATGATGCTTTTGGAGGGCAGAAATGTTGATATATCGGGCAGTGCGATTGTGTGTACGATGGAGGGCAGTCGTGGTGTCATGGCTGAAATTCAAGCACTCGTTACACCGACCGGATTCGGTAATCCGCGTCGTATGACAAACGGTATTGATGTTAATCGTGTGCTGTTGCTTATCGCGGTACTTGAAAAACGTGCAAGAATGAATTTGTCAAATTCAGACATTTATGTTAATGTTGCAGGCGGACTTCGTATTGATGAAACGGCGGTTGATTTGGGTATCTGTGCCGCTGTCGCGACAAGTCAGGCGGATATTCCTCTGCCGCCGGATATGATATTTATCGGTGAAGTCGGTCTTGGCGGTGAACTTAGAGGTGTTTCGCAGCTTGAAAAGCGTATTAATGAGGCGGCTAAACTGGGGTTTAAGTCGGCGATTGTGCCGAAACAATCGCTTAGAGGTGTGAAAATTCCCGACGGTTTTGCGGCTTACGGGATTAAGACGATTTCGGAAATGATTAATATGCTTAGAAGAAAATGA